The Eubacteriaceae bacterium Marseille-Q4139 genome has a window encoding:
- a CDS encoding type II toxin-antitoxin system YafQ family toxin — MLKVNVSGKFKKDLKVCSKRGYNLKLLEDVVTILRIPEKLPQKNQDHYLSGNYKGRRECHILPDWLLIYEIYEDELYLDRTGTHSDLFK, encoded by the coding sequence ATGCTGAAAGTAAATGTTTCCGGAAAGTTCAAGAAAGACTTAAAGGTTTGTTCCAAGCGCGGCTATAACTTAAAACTGCTGGAAGACGTTGTTACGATACTCCGCATTCCGGAAAAACTGCCTCAAAAAAACCAGGATCACTACTTATCAGGAAATTACAAAGGGCGAAGAGAATGCCATATCCTGCCGGATTGGCTGTTGATTTATGAAATTTATGAAGATGAATTGTATCTTGACCGAACCGGCACACATTCCGATTTATTTAAATAA
- a CDS encoding ABC transporter substrate-binding protein, producing MKKKIRWSALILAAAVGLSACSGTGSQTSATTAAPETTASAGSSAETTAAAVSETSSGEKILTIGTYMPVTTLVPWRTTSDGDGYIIRQIYHTLVEMNKESEFTPSLAESWECSEDGKEWTIHLRDDIYWQTGNDLFGDEKVQVTADDVKFSYEYYLDPDNGSVRYTNLVDTIDKIEVVDDFTIKFFLKDIDVLFEYKMYQNYIIPKKAIDEGWDFEAHPVGSGAYKFVEHVVDTRVVLEKNEDFWQEPGLDKIEYRIITDKSVSAIALQNKEIDISLAILPTEIASVKEKDYLVMDDTGGSLRWVGFNCRDELFQDPEIRKALSMAVDVDGAVQAVYGNDSGVKLAIRGYSCVTPERPGYDNDACQAVAPVYDPAAAQAKLEELGWSKGSDGIYAKDGQKLQFTIQVGNNDANREKMAVIVSSQLKAIGVDCTAQTVEWGTHTTDIKNGNVQMYVLGGYSNLDGPLRLMHSDDANFSPNCGYANDELDAILDEAWKTVDYDARCALIAEASAMFAADAPHLACWYEYAQTGYNTRVKDFDYATVYQALCSTERNVTVE from the coding sequence ATGAAGAAGAAAATCAGGTGGTCAGCTTTAATCCTGGCAGCGGCAGTGGGACTTTCCGCATGTTCCGGCACAGGCTCACAGACTTCCGCAACTACGGCAGCGCCGGAAACGACAGCCAGTGCGGGCAGCTCTGCTGAGACGACAGCCGCCGCTGTCTCGGAGACATCAAGCGGAGAGAAGATTTTAACGATTGGTACTTACATGCCTGTCACAACGCTGGTGCCATGGAGAACAACATCAGACGGTGATGGCTATATTATCCGTCAGATCTACCACACTCTGGTGGAAATGAATAAAGAGTCGGAATTTACACCGAGCCTTGCAGAAAGCTGGGAGTGCAGTGAGGACGGCAAGGAATGGACGATTCATTTGAGAGACGATATTTACTGGCAGACAGGAAATGATCTGTTCGGTGATGAAAAAGTCCAGGTAACGGCAGACGATGTCAAATTTTCTTATGAGTATTACCTTGACCCGGATAATGGCTCCGTCCGCTATACGAACCTGGTAGATACCATTGACAAAATCGAGGTGGTGGATGACTTCACCATCAAATTCTTCCTGAAGGATATCGACGTCCTTTTCGAGTATAAGATGTACCAGAACTATATTATCCCGAAGAAGGCGATTGATGAGGGATGGGATTTCGAGGCACATCCGGTTGGTTCCGGTGCCTACAAATTTGTAGAACATGTGGTAGATACGAGAGTTGTTCTGGAAAAGAATGAAGACTTCTGGCAGGAACCCGGACTGGATAAAATCGAGTACCGGATTATTACAGACAAGTCGGTTTCGGCCATCGCCCTTCAGAATAAAGAGATTGATATTTCACTGGCAATCCTTCCGACAGAAATTGCATCGGTTAAGGAAAAGGATTATCTTGTCATGGATGATACCGGCGGCTCCTTAAGATGGGTTGGCTTTAACTGCCGCGACGAACTTTTCCAGGATCCGGAAATCAGGAAGGCACTGTCCATGGCTGTTGATGTGGACGGAGCTGTTCAGGCCGTTTACGGAAATGACTCGGGCGTAAAGCTTGCCATTCGCGGCTACTCCTGCGTAACCCCGGAACGTCCCGGATATGACAACGATGCCTGCCAGGCAGTAGCACCCGTTTACGATCCGGCAGCAGCCCAGGCAAAACTGGAGGAGCTTGGATGGTCGAAGGGCTCTGACGGCATTTATGCAAAAGACGGACAGAAGCTTCAGTTTACCATTCAGGTAGGAAACAATGATGCAAACCGAGAGAAAATGGCAGTTATCGTTTCTTCCCAGTTAAAGGCCATCGGTGTAGACTGTACGGCACAGACCGTTGAGTGGGGAACCCATACGACCGATATTAAGAACGGCAATGTGCAGATGTACGTTCTTGGCGGATACAGCAACCTGGACGGCCCATTGAGACTGATGCACAGTGATGATGCCAATTTCTCACCGAACTGCGGTTATGCAAACGACGAGCTGGATGCTATCCTTGATGAGGCATGGAAAACCGTGGATTACGACGCAAGGTGCGCGCTGATTGCAGAGGCCAGTGCCATGTTTGCGGCAGATGCGCCCCACCTGGCCTGCTGGTACGAATATGCCCAGACAGGATACAACACGCGCGTCAAAGATTTTGATTATGCAACTGTATATCAGGCGCTCTGCAGCACGGAAAGAAATGTAACGGTAGAATAA
- a CDS encoding YcxB family protein has protein sequence MEPKFRLETEMGYGEYRRFSRTVMLRVNHIALVALFMMAVLAVLSYLTWDAFYLILAVLVPAIFWLVIEYKTKKAYASNKAMQGMKSEYLFYDDHFEAKSSLGTSEISYGQLYLVLETKEDFYLMIGRNQGCALEKSRFPDGLSEFLRGLPGHKKA, from the coding sequence ATGGAACCAAAGTTTCGGCTTGAGACAGAAATGGGGTATGGGGAATACAGGCGGTTCTCCAGGACAGTCATGCTTCGTGTCAACCATATCGCCCTTGTGGCCCTTTTCATGATGGCAGTCCTGGCGGTTCTGTCTTACCTGACCTGGGATGCGTTCTATCTGATCCTGGCGGTTCTTGTGCCGGCAATTTTCTGGCTTGTCATCGAATACAAGACGAAGAAGGCTTATGCCTCCAACAAGGCCATGCAGGGCATGAAATCCGAGTATCTGTTTTATGACGATCATTTCGAGGCCAAAAGCAGCCTCGGGACGTCAGAAATCTCTTACGGCCAGCTTTATCTGGTTCTGGAGACGAAAGAGGATTTCTATCTGATGATCGGAAGGAACCAGGGCTGTGCCCTGGAAAAGAGCCGGTTTCCCGACGGGCTTTCGGAATTTTTAAGAGGACTTCCGGGGCATAAGAAGGCATAG
- a CDS encoding PAS domain-containing protein, with the protein MKPKILLIYIDKNAKLGIYPYLSSFFHSYIDIDCQLFDQIDLQKLPEYQMLLFSSALCRNLVSEQVSHLPIPMHQCSRELNYTYLHKILEIPPGSDVCIINDGQKNCEAIKSSLISLGFSQYQYCIYFPGGPAISPEVQYAITPGEARLAPSTIKYIIDIGNRNVDIATLCHIITTFGLPETILNQVTASFAGYVGNFMRYMRTEIGKLTAHSYDNSKLLDYLDSGICISEPDGTILHVNPAFCRLLCLEKTALVGRRLPELFKDWHYLLRMDQITDGIPLLIQNANDEWVDFYFSRSYTDSAKKTRYLFFASIRKAAPSGMPALVQKSPPTKMSDHDAAILRMFKKSPCFSGVVDQLILLAEAEVPLLLLGEAGLLQLPLARFVYAASRHSGETFTYINAAEEGESLDSCFAGTGGVIFIDHLEAAPMQFQHRLCSLLKLQTGENRNLPHIICSGSENLDSHAASGQFLPELFYHFSAFALKLPKLRDMKNEIPDFFRFYFGCMFPGTVCHPEDLFSAELLRFLYSYNYPGNFQEMENLIRYFSCIYKGKKLSLDSLPPYVRYVSDENAAALSESEQEILFLIKAYPHCGCNRISVLLSESGHALTAHQIRSILTKLSDDGYIEILKTKQGCRITELGEYILSKAVFA; encoded by the coding sequence ATGAAGCCAAAAATCCTGCTTATATATATTGATAAAAATGCAAAACTTGGTATTTATCCTTACTTATCTTCCTTTTTTCATTCTTATATCGACATTGACTGTCAATTATTCGATCAGATTGATCTGCAAAAGCTGCCGGAGTATCAGATGCTGCTTTTTTCGTCGGCCCTCTGCCGCAATCTGGTGTCCGAACAGGTCAGCCACCTTCCGATCCCCATGCATCAATGCAGCCGCGAATTAAATTATACATATCTGCACAAAATTCTGGAGATTCCGCCTGGGTCTGACGTCTGCATCATCAATGACGGCCAGAAAAACTGCGAGGCAATAAAAAGCAGCCTGATATCTCTTGGATTTTCCCAGTACCAATACTGCATTTATTTCCCAGGCGGGCCAGCCATCAGCCCGGAGGTTCAGTATGCGATTACCCCAGGGGAGGCCAGGCTTGCCCCTTCTACCATCAAATATATCATTGATATCGGAAACCGGAACGTAGACATCGCTACCCTCTGCCACATCATAACCACCTTTGGACTTCCAGAGACCATCCTAAACCAGGTGACGGCCAGCTTTGCAGGCTATGTTGGAAATTTCATGCGATATATGCGGACGGAGATTGGGAAGCTTACGGCACATTCCTATGACAACAGCAAATTACTGGATTATCTTGACTCCGGTATTTGTATCTCTGAGCCAGACGGCACGATTCTCCATGTAAATCCGGCTTTCTGCCGTCTCCTTTGTCTTGAGAAAACGGCACTAGTCGGCCGGCGCCTTCCGGAATTGTTTAAAGACTGGCACTATCTTCTGAGAATGGATCAGATTACAGACGGGATTCCGCTTTTAATTCAGAACGCAAACGATGAATGGGTAGATTTTTATTTTTCAAGAAGTTATACAGATTCCGCCAAAAAGACCCGTTACCTGTTTTTTGCTTCCATAAGAAAGGCAGCCCCAAGCGGGATGCCTGCTCTGGTTCAAAAAAGTCCTCCCACAAAAATGTCGGATCATGACGCAGCAATTCTGCGGATGTTTAAGAAAAGTCCCTGTTTTTCCGGCGTTGTCGATCAGTTGATCCTATTGGCTGAGGCAGAGGTTCCGCTTCTTCTCCTTGGGGAAGCCGGGCTGCTCCAGCTCCCTCTTGCCCGCTTCGTCTACGCGGCCTCCCGGCATTCCGGCGAGACCTTTACCTATATCAATGCTGCGGAAGAAGGCGAATCTCTGGACTCCTGTTTTGCAGGTACAGGAGGGGTAATTTTTATCGACCACCTGGAAGCGGCGCCGATGCAGTTCCAGCACCGTCTCTGTTCACTTTTAAAGCTTCAAACCGGAGAAAACCGGAACTTGCCCCATATCATCTGCTCCGGCTCAGAAAATCTGGACAGCCACGCGGCATCCGGGCAGTTCCTGCCAGAGCTTTTCTACCATTTCAGTGCTTTTGCGCTGAAGCTTCCAAAGCTGCGTGACATGAAAAATGAGATCCCTGATTTTTTCCGTTTCTATTTTGGATGTATGTTTCCGGGGACGGTATGCCATCCGGAGGATCTCTTCTCCGCAGAGCTGCTGCGGTTCCTGTATTCTTACAATTATCCGGGGAATTTTCAGGAGATGGAAAATCTGATTCGATATTTTTCCTGTATTTACAAAGGGAAAAAACTGTCTCTGGACAGCCTGCCTCCGTATGTACGCTATGTTTCCGACGAGAATGCCGCGGCTCTTTCGGAGTCGGAGCAGGAAATTCTTTTCCTGATTAAAGCATACCCTCACTGCGGCTGCAACCGGATCTCCGTCCTGCTCTCCGAGTCCGGCCACGCCCTCACCGCCCACCAGATCCGCTCCATCCTGACAAAGCTCTCCGACGACGGATACATCGAAATCCTGAAGACAAAACAGGGCTGCCGGATCACAGAGCTTGGGGAGTATATTCTTTCTAAGGCGGTGTTTGCATAA
- a CDS encoding ABC transporter permease, whose amino-acid sequence MWTYIVRRLLQAIPTLLVISFLIFSLLYVTPGDPVELIFGTEDQSLSEEQRQIIMEEWGLDKPFLIRYKDFVVDALGGDLGVSYATNQPVFESVMERMPATFTLAAFAMILSLIISVPLGMLAALKHNSIWDSLATALATIGVSLPKFWFGLVLMIYFSLKLGWLPSTGSADLMTDGLGEFLKHIIMPGSALALGMAATQTRMIRSSMLDVLGQDYVRYARSKGLREKIVIWGHAFKNAMIPVITVVGSEIGSLLGGAVVTESIFSWPGVGRLAVNSISKRDYPMIQGITLLLCTSYLVINLLVDIVYAWVDPRIRLDKKS is encoded by the coding sequence ATGTGGACTTACATTGTTAGAAGACTTTTGCAGGCGATTCCAACGCTGTTGGTTATTTCTTTTCTGATCTTTTCCCTGCTTTACGTTACGCCGGGCGACCCGGTGGAACTGATTTTCGGAACAGAAGATCAGAGCCTTTCCGAAGAACAGAGACAGATTATTATGGAAGAGTGGGGGCTCGACAAACCATTTTTAATCCGGTATAAGGATTTTGTCGTGGATGCCCTGGGAGGAGATCTTGGCGTTTCCTACGCTACGAACCAGCCTGTATTTGAAAGCGTTATGGAGCGGATGCCGGCCACTTTTACCCTGGCGGCTTTCGCCATGATTCTGTCGTTAATCATTTCTGTGCCGCTTGGAATGCTGGCGGCCTTAAAACATAACAGCATATGGGATTCTCTGGCTACGGCTCTTGCTACTATTGGAGTTTCCCTCCCCAAATTCTGGTTTGGCCTTGTTTTAATGATCTATTTTTCACTGAAACTGGGCTGGCTTCCCAGCACAGGATCGGCAGATCTCATGACAGACGGCCTTGGGGAATTTTTAAAGCATATTATCATGCCTGGTTCTGCTCTGGCTCTTGGAATGGCGGCCACCCAGACGAGAATGATCCGCTCCAGCATGTTAGACGTGCTGGGCCAGGATTATGTCCGCTACGCCAGAAGCAAAGGCTTAAGAGAGAAGATTGTCATCTGGGGCCATGCCTTTAAAAATGCAATGATTCCGGTGATTACCGTGGTTGGTTCGGAAATCGGAAGCCTTTTGGGCGGTGCCGTTGTTACGGAATCCATTTTTTCCTGGCCTGGTGTCGGACGTCTGGCGGTTAATTCCATTTCCAAAAGAGATTATCCGATGATTCAGGGAATTACGCTGCTTCTCTGTACCAGCTATCTGGTTATCAATCTTCTGGTGGATATTGTCTACGCATGGGTAGACCCGCGGATCCGCCTTGACAAGAAATCATAG
- a CDS encoding amidohydrolase: MLAVTNGTVVTVTSGTIENGTVLVEDGKIKAVGAGLEIPEGAEVIDAKGGVIMPGLIDCHTHICNFCEPRTMPGTRMDGNEGSSPITPQLRALDAVNPEDWAIEPVRNAGFTTVYTQPGSGNIIGGQGIAIKLAGHTAEEMMIPGTEAMKFALGENPKRFHGLEQSRMPWTRMGTAALLRETLFKAKNYSDKLKAAETDPSKAPEPDFVMDALVRVVRGEQRVRIHCHRQDDIMTAIRIAKEFGLDFTLEHATEGYKIKDVIAENHITCVVGPLLLAPVKQEVWDLILENAGILTDAGVKVCLTADTGSETQWLPYQAGLLARRGMSEENIIKGLTIYPAEVLNLDHRIGSLEVGKDADIAVFDGNPLSNMTLCRMTMIDGNVVHNTL, from the coding sequence ATGCTTGCAGTAACAAACGGAACAGTCGTCACCGTCACGAGCGGTACCATTGAAAACGGAACGGTTCTGGTAGAGGACGGAAAAATCAAGGCAGTCGGCGCCGGGCTTGAAATCCCGGAGGGAGCCGAGGTCATCGATGCCAAAGGCGGCGTCATCATGCCGGGCCTCATCGACTGCCACACCCATATCTGCAATTTCTGTGAGCCGAGAACCATGCCCGGCACCAGGATGGACGGCAACGAGGGCTCCAGCCCCATCACGCCGCAGCTTCGCGCGTTAGACGCCGTCAATCCCGAGGACTGGGCCATTGAGCCGGTGAGAAACGCCGGTTTTACCACAGTTTACACGCAGCCGGGCTCCGGCAACATCATCGGCGGCCAGGGTATTGCCATCAAGCTGGCCGGACATACGGCCGAGGAGATGATGATCCCGGGAACGGAGGCCATGAAGTTTGCCCTCGGCGAGAACCCGAAGCGGTTTCATGGACTGGAGCAGAGCCGGATGCCGTGGACGAGAATGGGGACGGCGGCTCTGCTTCGTGAGACGCTCTTTAAGGCGAAGAACTATTCCGACAAATTAAAGGCTGCCGAGACGGATCCGTCGAAAGCGCCGGAGCCGGATTTTGTCATGGACGCCCTTGTGCGTGTGGTGCGCGGCGAACAGCGCGTGAGGATCCACTGCCACCGTCAGGACGACATCATGACGGCCATCCGCATCGCTAAGGAATTCGGGCTGGACTTCACGCTGGAGCACGCCACGGAAGGGTATAAGATCAAAGACGTGATCGCCGAGAACCACATCACCTGTGTTGTCGGGCCGCTTCTTCTGGCGCCGGTGAAGCAGGAGGTCTGGGACCTGATCCTGGAGAATGCCGGAATCCTTACGGACGCAGGCGTCAAGGTCTGCCTGACGGCCGATACGGGCAGCGAGACCCAGTGGCTCCCCTACCAGGCCGGCCTTCTTGCAAGACGCGGCATGAGCGAGGAGAACATCATAAAGGGCCTTACGATTTACCCGGCTGAGGTCTTAAACCTTGACCATCGGATTGGTTCCTTAGAAGTCGGGAAAGATGCCGATATTGCTGTTTTTGACGGGAATCCGTTAAGCAATATGACGCTCTGCCGGATGACGATGATCGACGGGAATGTGGTACATAATACGCTGTAA